A genome region from Triticum aestivum cultivar Chinese Spring chromosome 2B, IWGSC CS RefSeq v2.1, whole genome shotgun sequence includes the following:
- the LOC123042478 gene encoding transcription factor ILI1: protein MSSSSRRSRTRHAGSSTSISEDQISELLSKLQALLPESQARNGAHRGSAARVLQETCSYIRSLHREVDNLSETLAALLASDAVTAEQAAVIRSLLM, encoded by the exons atgTCGTCGAGCAGCCGGAGGTCACGCACGCGGCACGCCGGAAGCTCGACGTCCATCTCGGAGGACCAGATCTCCGAGCTGCTGTCCAAGCTGCAGGCGCTGCTCCCGGAGTCCCAAGCTCGCAATGGCGCTCACAGG GGTTCGGCGGCGAGGGTGCTGCAGGAGACGTGCAGCTACATCCGGAGCCTGCACCGGGAGGTGGACAACCTCAGCGAGACGCTCGCCGCGCTACTCGCCTCCGACGCCGTCACCGCCGAGCAAGCCGCCGTCATCAGGAGCCTCCTCATGTGA